The Mercurialis annua linkage group LG2, ddMerAnnu1.2, whole genome shotgun sequence genome contains a region encoding:
- the LOC126668315 gene encoding uncharacterized protein LOC126668315, with protein MGPKCWGGLGIKPVKTWNIAAITKNIWGIISLKPSLWANWVSVNKLKRMSFWGITKPHEASWSWRQLLNIRNRIAGERFPEVVVKDSEVDKCAMMSILFQFGIMNNFKVQTNSADEVTCMSTNGSFSIKACWKFINPTEPVIPWTSIVWFKGNIPRFSFITWLALMNRLLTRDKLFKWKVIQDEKCCFCNTASESINHLFFECSYSRGIWNRLLADMNINRDGVSWRREVSFFVRRTKGKSRLAIFRKSIFCAAIYHIWRARNDLIFNKNQVSEYHIYKSIRLAVHYAT; from the exons ATGGG ACCTAAGTGTTGGGGTGGTCTAGGCATCAAGCCAGTTAAGACTTGGAATATAGCAGCAATTACAAAGAATATCTGGGGTATTATCTCTCTTAAGCCATCTTTATGGGCTAATTGGGTCAGTGTTAACAAGCTCAAGAGAATGAGCTTTTGGGGCATAACTAAGCCCCATGAAGCTTCATGGAGCTGGAGACAGTTATTGAACATAAGAAATAGAATTGCTGGG GAAAGATTCCCTGAGGTAGTTGTCAAAGACTCAGAAGTGGATAAGTGTGCTATG ATGAGTATACTCTTTCAATTTGGGATTATGAACAATTTCAAGGTTCAGACTAACTCTGCAGATGAAGTTACTTGTATGTCTACTAATGGTTCTTTCTCTATTAAGGCTTGCTGGAAGTTCATTAATCCTACTGAGCCAGTGATCCCATGGACTTCTATTGTCTGGTTCAAGGGTAACATTCCCAGATTCTCATTTATAACCTGGCTTGCGTTAATGAACAGGTTGCTTACAAGAGATAAATTGTTCAAGTGGAAGGTTATTCAGGATGAGAAATGTTGTTTTTGCAATACAGCATCTGAGTCTATTAATCACCTGTTTTTTGAGTGTTCTTATTCTAGAGGAATTTGGAATAGGCTCCTTGCTGATATGAACATCAACAGAGATGGTGTTAGTTGGAGAAGAGAAGTAAGTTTTTTTGTCAGAAGAACAAAAGGGAAGTCCAGATTAGCAATTTTCAGGAAATCAATATTCTGTGCTGCAATTTATCACATTTGGAGAGCCAGGAATGACTTGATCTTCAACAAGAATCAAGTGTCTGAGTATCACATATACAAGAGTATAAGGCTTGCAGTGCATTATGCAACTTGA
- the LOC126668314 gene encoding uncharacterized protein LOC126668314, producing the protein MFLLQFEDDEGKMKALCDGPIFFDKRPLAMKEWHRRMRFEVDEMIKIPIWVQFHKLPWEFWTPSMLGKMASMCGRPMYTDQCTSDLTRLSYARVLVEMEIFGEFPAEIILEDERGVQFNQKVAYEWRPPACSRCKAMGHTISDCKLEQKIWVKKTNEIVNRDVIQDQVMNNSLVENKSGKEKSAEVIKSMQSPDDQLMKTALKGKEKVPNQSTVSHIINSNSSSQVKAQTGPKSGIIGDRRPKKVNVPPDRGK; encoded by the coding sequence ATGTTCTTATTGCAGTTTGAAGATGATGAAGGAAAGATGAAGGCTCTTTGTGATGGaccaattttttttgacaaaaggCCTTTGGCGATGAAGGAGTGGCATAGAAGAATGAGATTTGAGGTGGATGAGATGATAAAAATTCCTATATGGGTTCAGTTTCATAAGCTTCCATGGGAGTTCTGGACTCCAAGTATGTTGGGGAAAATGGCGAGCATGTGTGGGAGGCCTATGTACACTGACCAATGTACTAGTGACCTAACCAGACTTTCCTATGCTAGGGTGCTGGTGGAAATGGAGATATTTGGAGAGTTCCCAGCTGAAATAATTCTTGAAGATGAAAGGGGTGTCCAGTTTAATCAGAAAGTTGCTTATGAATGGAGGCCGCCTGCGTGCTCAAGATGTAAGGCCATGGGACACACAATATCTGACTGTAAACTTGAGCAGAAGATATGGGTTAAGAAGACAAATGAGATAGTGAATAGAGATGTAATCCAAGATCAGGTCATGAATAATAGCCTGGTGGAAAACAAGAGTGGAAAGGAGAAGAGTGCTGAAGTGATAAAAAGTATGCAATCCCCAGATGATCAATTGATGAAAACTGCTCTGAAAGGTAAAGAAAAAGTACCTAACCAGAGTACTGTTAGTCATATTATTAACAGCAATAGTAGTAGTCAGGTTAAAGCTCAAACTGGACCTAAGAGTGGAATTATTGGAGACAGGAGGCCAAAGAAAGTCAATGTTCCCCCTGATAGGGGAAAATGA
- the LOC126670400 gene encoding GDSL esterase/lipase At1g23500-like gives MKYFLFIIYMFMCFLRSEGSNGTIRAVIAFGDSILDTGNNNNLRTLSKCNFPPYGRDFPGGLATGRFGNGKVFSDLMAEGLGVKELLPAYLDPNLQDVDLPTGVCFASGGSGIDSMTSGIQSVLSVTDQLDLFKQYISRLETNVGKDAADGTISNALYLISFGNNDIAITYFSAHMRPQYDIFSYTSELVTWASSFVKQIYELGARRIGFMGTLPLGCLPAARAAIGGLMCQEIVNQAAQLFNSKLSSELNTLNNTLPGANIFYIDVYNPLLDIIQDPQKSGFQISNVGCCCIGGMSCPIPSANVFWDYAHPSEKAYSIIVNQTLINNFD, from the exons ATGaagtattttttgtttattatttatatgtttatgtgttttttaaGGAGTGAGGGCAGCAATGGAACAATTAGAGCAGTTATAGCTTTTGGAGATTCGATATTGGACACCGGTAATAATAACAATCTTAGGACATTGAGCAAATGCAACTTCCCACCTTATGGACGGGATTTTCCTGGAGGATTAGCAACCGGAAGATTTGGAAACGGAAAAGTTTTCTCCGACTTAATGG CGGAAGGACTAGGAGTTAAAGAATTGTTGCCAGCATATCTTGATCCCAATCTGCAAGATGTAGATCTTCCTACAGGCGTTTGCTTCGCTTCAGGTGGCTCGGGGATTGACTCTATGACATCCGGGATTCAGTCGGTTCTATCAGTAACGGATCAGCTAGATTTGTTCAAACAGTACATTTCAAGACTGGAAACCAACGTCGGAAAAGACGCAGCAGACGGCACTATATCAAACGCGTTATATCTGATATCATTTGGCAATAATGATATCGCAATTACCTATTTTAGTGCCCATATGAGGCCTCAATATGACATATTTTCGTACACTTCGGAATTGGTTACTTGGGCGTCAAGTTTTGTGAAGCAAATATATGAATTGGGTGCAAGAAGAATTGGTTTTATGGGTACACTTCCATTGGGATGCTTACCCGCAGCTAGGGCAGCGATTGGAGGGTTGATGTGCCAAGAAATTGTAAACCAAGCAGCTCAGTTGTTCAATTCCAAACTCTCGTCTGAGCTAAATACTCTTAACAACACTCTCCCTGGAGCtaacatattttatattgatGTTTATAACCCTCTTCTTGATATCATCCAAGACCCTCAAAAATCTG GTTTTCAAATTTCGAATGTGGGGTGCTGCTGCATAGGTGGAATGTCATGTCCAATTCCATCAGCTAATGTATTTTGGGACTATGCTCATCCTAGTGAAAAAGCATATTCTATTATTGTCAATCAGACCCTCATCAACAACTTCGATTGA